A window of Anas acuta chromosome 28, bAnaAcu1.1, whole genome shotgun sequence genomic DNA:
GGACCCACAGGGCTGGgatgctcctgctgcaggtacAGGGCCGGTTGTCAAGGTGAATTTGGGGTAAAATGAAGCGATTTTGAACCAAGCAGTGGGTTTTCCTCTCGCCACACAGTGGGGCACTGAGAGAGGGCAGTTTTTGGCTgatccagccccaaaacccacctggattCTTCAAggtgcacccatgggtgctagaggtgtgtggggcagggatggggacatggggacaacaCCTCAGGTCCCACAGGGGGCTTCAGgacacccccaccccactcTCCCAAATTCCCCTCCGCACACCCCAAGTCAGAGACCCCACAACGACGTCACTTTGagaaaactttattaaaaacttCGCCCCACAGGGGCTCGTAGAACGTCAGCAGTACAaaatataaagtttttttttcacttcttatccccctccctcccaaaaagatacaaaaacaGCTGTACAAAGGAGTCAGCAGCCGCTCCACGCCCCTGCACCCCATAAGAGCTTGGCCCTACAGGGGGCCATCCCCACCCTGACTGGGCACCGAGGGGGCAACAGCGGCAAAAAATTCACGGCCGGGTTTTGGTTTCGCCTTTTCCACACAGAGCAGCCCAGCCTCAGCCGAGTCGGGGGCATTTTGGCACCAGGAGATGAAGTTTTGGGGCCAGGTTCGGCCACAATCGTCCTCCGCACGCTCGGGGTCTTCCCTGACACACTCCCGAGGTGTCGCATCCATCCCGGGACGGCGTCACCGATGGTTTCCCAAAAACTGACAAACTGACACCACTTCAAGTCCTTCCAGGCTGGCACCCGCCTCTCCTCCCCGAAAAAATTTGGGACCGCGGTGTCTGAGGCACCGACACCTCCCGTGCACCACGCACCCGCCAGCTTCTGCCCGTTTCCACGTGAGCACCTTGgtatttggtttggttttgtggttttgcttttttttttttgcttttttttttttctttttggaagacTTTGGCTGTGAGCAAGGTCCCGAACAACCCCCGAACCACACAGGAGGGTTTCTCGTACGCGCCGAGGCAGCCGGCACACGAGGGGAACACACAAAACTCGAAGACACTTCAACCCCTTTTCCACGCACGCCCCGGAGCCTCCCAGGGAGCTGTCGCGCGGCACCGGGCGCCCTTCGCGCGGccgctcctgcagcagggctcccAGGAAGACGCCAGCCTGGGCGGCTGCCAGGTCCCACGGCAGGGGCAgagtccaaaaaaaaagaagtgggaGAGCGACTTCCTCTCGGCACTCACTGCACGTTGTTGTTGGCGACGCAGGGATCCACCTGGGGGAGAAGCCAAGAGGTCGTTGAGATGATTCCAGGCATCCAGAACCATGCCcggcccccaccccaaaatcctCTGCTCCCCAAATCTCCCCAAATCCCAGCGGCCACCCCCGGGGGCTCACCTCGGTGTAGGTGGGCGGCGGCATGAACTTGAACTCGGGGGCGTACATGAAGATGGGGCTGTCGAAGCTGTCGGGGTCGTCGAGGAGAGGGGTGGTCGGGCTCTCCAGGCGGTGGTCTTCAGGCACGATGTCCAGGTAGCAAGGGGGTGCTGCAAGGCGAGGAGGAAAAGGGTGAGGATTGCCTCAAAGCACCCCAAAAAAAGTGTCTGTGGTAGGTGTGGGGCACCCCAAAGAGCCCCCCCACCCTGCTGTtgctgtgcccccccctcaccttctGGAGCATCCGGCAGGTTGAGGTCCACCCAGCTCATCTCGGAGCTGGTCTGGCTGGCCATGCTGGAGCTGCGGCTCCCGATGCCCGAGCGGCTGCCGATGACGAGGGGCAGCTCCAAAATGATCTTCTTGGAGCCCGGGACGCTGACGTAGATCTGCAGGGATGAGCGAGGAGCGGGGTTAGGCGATGTCGAGACCAAAAACAGCCCAAATTTACCCCTTTGCTGAGGAGCAAGGACGTGGAgtcagcagccccaggcactCACCTGCAGGAAATACTCCACGCGCAGGATGTTGCAGCCCAGGATGGAAGGCTTCAGCTTCTTGACTCGGATGGTTTTGCCCCGCCAAGACTCCGACATGCCCGAGATGATGTGGTTGCCCCGGACGCAGGAGAGCTTCTGAGTGAACACCTTGGTTTGCCCGTTGGCCAGGTAGGTGTGCTTGGCGATGATGGCTGCTTTGGGCACCACGATACGGGAGCAGGTGTTCTCGAAGTCGGCGTTGATGCAAATCTCATCACCTGGGGAGGAAAGGACAGCTCGAATTTAGGACATCCCGGCCTTTTCCCTTGGGGTATGCCCGTTTGAGTCGCCACGCACTGGTTCAACCTTCCCCCAGCCTCATCCCACCACCCCTCGCTCCTCGAGCCAGGCAGGCTCCTACCTTCACAGAAGCCCTTCCTGTCGATCTGGGCGCTGACTGACACGCGGCCATCAGGAATGAACATGCAGGAcaccttcttctccttcttggcAGCCACTGGGGACTGTGGAGAAAAGTAGAGGGTTAACTGGATGCaacctgcctgctgcccccaggccaattcacctcctccccccactACTTTGGGATCTCAGCTTCAAAATTCCCCGTGAGGCTCGAGTGTCTTGCAGGGAAATGAAGGCCCAACCGCCTCACTTCACCTGCCCAGGTGCAGGGTTCGAGAAGTGACTAAGACTTCTTAGGAACTAAGCACTTAATCCCCGCTCAGCAACAAAGCCCATTAAGAACGTCTTAATTAGAGGTCGGAGTGACCCCACCTAAGCGCCTCTCCCCACACCCTCTGGCACCCAAACCTCCTGAGGGTGGCAAGGCACAGCAGCACTCACCAGCAGCTCCGGGGTGTTCACATCAACGGGGTCCATGACCTCGAAGCGTTTCTTTGTCTCCTGCGTGGGAAAGGACGGGCGCTCGAGGAAGGCCTTCACCCAGTAATCCACGCAGCCGTACTTCCCCTTGAAGCTTGTACCAAGAGGCCTGAGAAGACAAACACCTGTTAGGCACCTCTGAGGCAGTAACAGAGTTTCCCATAAaactgcagtttgttttttcctcagagaCCACATTTGTGTGATACTTACCCCTGGGGAAGCTCGAATCCGAATTTGTACTCGTATTTGTTCCCAGGTCTCAGGATTACAGAACCATCCTCATCTgggaaaagaagaggggagCATTAAGTGAAGCCCCGGGGCATTGTTCTTAAGCATTATCCCCTTTGTGCTTACCCATGCAGCGATCAAGCCAGACGCTGCATGAGCTGGAGCAGCATTAGCTGCTTGCTAAGAGCCTCCCACACCTGTCCCCCAACCACCACAGAACTCCATGTCCTCACGAAGCGAGCAGCACTTTCACTTCCTCTTTCAACATCCGCAGCTGAGGCCACAAACACAATCTGCTTCAGCTCAGGCTGCCTCACccctccccactgcctcccCCTGCTTACACTTTGGAGGAGTGCCCAACTCCAAACTTCTTTCCTCGCTGTTTATCTCTGAGATTTCGCATCAGCCCAGGTGTATCTCCTCTCCCGGGACGCTGCCAACTCCCTCTCCCTGCCTACCCTGGAGCCAGCCCAGCGAGGAGgctgagggcagggaggggaagttCTCCGTGCCCTGGGAACTCCTCGCCTCTGGCACCGTCTGTGCGGGCCCCTCCCTGGCTACCTGTTGCAGGCACCAGGCTCAGCTCCCGCTGCTGTGCGGCATCCAGCCCAAACCCATCTCactctgcctgctcccagccacaTCAACACccagctgctggttttgttctgGTCTCCTGGCAGGGCACACAAACCCTcacctttcccctttcccagctGGGACGCCCCTACCCATTTCCTCATttctcccagcccccagccaccGCCCAACTTCCACTTTCACCCCTcagccctcccaccccaaaactcccccaaaaacccccaaCCAGGCCACCCCACCCCCAAGTGGGGGGGGCACAACCAGGCCACCCCACCACACctccacaccccccccccccctttcccagccccgagccctcACCTGTGGGCTGTTCCTCCAGGGTCAGGACGTCCTCAAAGCGCAGATATTCCATCTCCTGCCGGCACTGCTGGGGGCCCTTGGCCCAGTTGACTTTGGCCACCCCGCAGGCCAGCACCTTGACGGCGCTGACGCGAGTCACCTCGGCCACCTCCACCAGCACACGGCCGGCCACCTTCTCCCCGCTGCAATAAACCTTCTCGGGCTCGCTGAAGGCCAAGAGGAAGGTCTTGACTTTCTTGAACATCACCATGGCTGAGGCGAGAGGGCAGGCGGACGGCTCCTGAGGAAGCACTGAGCAGCGACGGCGGgcaaaaatacctttttctcCCTCGCGACGAGGAAAAAAGGCTATAAACAGCCCCGAAACAGGCTAGTTtcagtcagaaaaagaaaaaaaaagcaggagggtTAACCCCTTTCTGCCCGCCGTAGAGCCGCTGCGTAGCTCCTCCGCCTCTCGCTGCCCTCAGCGCTCTGGCCGCGGCCCCCCGCCCGCTCCCTTTTATAGCCTCCGCCCGCCCGCCTCCCCCCCGCCCGCGCCTGTTGATGCCAGGCGCTCCACGCTGAAGGCGCGTGGCCAGGCCGTGCTGCTCGCGTGATCAGCGCGCCCATTGGCCGCCGCCGCCTTGTTTACAAGCCGGCGGGCCAATCAGCGCGCCGCCTGCGGAGCGTGGACAGCGTGTGAAGGAGAGGCGAGCGTGTGCTCGGCTGGGGgaggcgggggcgggggcggggagTGGGGAGGAGTGACAGCGCGGCGGGCCAATGGGAAGTGAGAACGGGCTGTGGTGGGGGCCAATGGGGAGCGGGGAACGGGATGTTCTGTTCCCCGCTGTGAGGGCCGGGGGCGAGCCCCCCGCCCACGGCCGGGCCCTgaggtgt
This region includes:
- the TXNIP gene encoding thioredoxin-interacting protein; the encoded protein is MVMFKKVKTFLLAFSEPEKVYCSGEKVAGRVLVEVAEVTRVSAVKVLACGVAKVNWAKGPQQCRQEMEYLRFEDVLTLEEQPTDEDGSVILRPGNKYEYKFGFELPQGPLGTSFKGKYGCVDYWVKAFLERPSFPTQETKKRFEVMDPVDVNTPELLSPVAAKKEKKVSCMFIPDGRVSVSAQIDRKGFCEGDEICINADFENTCSRIVVPKAAIIAKHTYLANGQTKVFTQKLSCVRGNHIISGMSESWRGKTIRVKKLKPSILGCNILRVEYFLQIYVSVPGSKKIILELPLVIGSRSGIGSRSSSMASQTSSEMSWVDLNLPDAPEAPPCYLDIVPEDHRLESPTTPLLDDPDSFDSPIFMYAPEFKFMPPPTYTEVDPCVANNNVQ